TGCAGATAATGGGAAATTTTGTTATCCAGTATGAAGACCCTGACTTCAACAATGAACTTTGTACTTTACATGACATCACAGAGCTTCCAAAAGACAAGGCTACTTTGAGGATCCACTGGGAAGTAGTTGTAAGCCCAGTGGTGGACGATGTTCACGTTTCAGATTTCACTGTGGATACAGCAAGCATGACATCCACTCAGTCATCAGCTTTATCACCCCAATCAGTTTCTCCTCTATCTACATCCAGATCTGAGCAGTGGCCAAGCATGTTTCCAGTGCCTTCATTTTCATATGATGTGGAGTTGAGGCTGAAAAAAGCTAATGAGGATCTTCAAGCAAATGGAACAGCCCTGATTGTTCCAAGAGACATGAAAATGCATATCTTGGAGAAATTGGCTGAAACTGTGTACTCTTACAAAGCCTACCCAAAAGACTCTGAAATAGAGAAAGTTGCATCTGCTCTGGTAGAAAAACACCCCAGTCTCAAAGACCCAGGATCTGACACAAGTGGATGTGAAGCATGGAAAATTAGCCTGAAGTTTAAAATGGCTAATTATCGTCAGAAACTCCGCAATGCAGGATGCAGTGAGATGATTGTAAATACCCACTCTAGACAAGGTTCATCTCGAGGATCTCTCAAGAGACCCAGAAGATCTGAACTAAACTTTCTTCCCGACCATCCTGTTGGTTTGGATGAAGAAGAATTGGAGAAGGAAAGGTCATTGGTGGAGAAAGAAGTGAAAAAGAGAAATTTGAGCTTGACCGTTTTGAATGCAAAAATGGAGACAACATTTTCCTTGAGGAGAAAGGAAATTGTGCAGGATCAGCCGCTGGTGTCAACAATCAAGCAAAGATGGCCAGGACTGTTTTTTGAGGAGGAGGTTAGTAATTTTTTCCTGTCACCATTGGAATTGAATGTCTTGAAATCATTTGCTTTGCTTTTAATTGTTTGCTTCTGATTCATTAATTACCCACAGGTTTGTGCTGAATTCTTCCGCATCAACCGTATTGACCTGAAGTCAACATTCCTGACATCGCTGGACAATCACACCCAGGGGTTGCTAAAGATGTACAGAGCCAAAGCAAGACAGGGAAGGTGGAACAACTTGGATGAACTTCTGGAACAACTGGATGCCCAGGTATGTTATTCATttctttgtataaaatataacagTGTCCAACAGTGTAACATAATTTACTGATACCTGTGTAAGAGAAGAAACTGCCTACAGCTCACT
The sequence above is drawn from the Carassius gibelio isolate Cgi1373 ecotype wild population from Czech Republic chromosome B25, carGib1.2-hapl.c, whole genome shotgun sequence genome and encodes:
- the LOC128014144 gene encoding sterile alpha motif domain-containing protein 3-like, which gives rise to METMLLRVILSPDNIRKLSIPTPSSIEELSAVLCEKMQIMGNFVIQYEDPDFNNELCTLHDITELPKDKATLRIHWEVVVSPVVDDVHVSDFTVDTASMTSTQSSALSPQSVSPLSTSRSEQWPSMFPVPSFSYDVELRLKKANEDLQANGTALIVPRDMKMHILEKLAETVYSYKAYPKDSEIEKVASALVEKHPSLKDPGSDTSGCEAWKISLKFKMANYRQKLRNAGCSEMIVNTHSRQGSSRGSLKRPRRSELNFLPDHPVGLDEEELEKERSLVEKEVKKRNLSLTVLNAKMETTFSLRRKEIVQDQPLVSTIKQRWPGLFFEEEVCAEFFRINRIDLKSTFLTSLDNHTQGLLKMYRAKARQGRWNNLDELLEQLDAQTTDLTTHRRSAVLRGLPLYLREPASISKTIKDTEALGPHTKAMKMGILEVTDSSTNSGPYPAVVNVAVVLEEEVVMDNLGDFTNALMMLFGLLYAVNMEYPKDLRYTFEAVQKIFLNLGKECTARIQSLKNKLLQV